The following coding sequences lie in one Phragmites australis chromosome 8, lpPhrAust1.1, whole genome shotgun sequence genomic window:
- the LOC133926487 gene encoding G-protein coupled receptor 1-like isoform X1, whose amino-acid sequence MAPAAASQVLRDRDVLDAVGAAAAALSLAGSSFIVLCYLLFRELRKFSFKLIFYLAVSDMFCSLFTIMGGPSNAFYCFAHDYSAHFFCVASFLWTTTIAFTLHRTVVKHKTDVEEFGSIFHLYVWGTSLATTVLRSIGSDYGRPGTWCWIQQGSLAKILHLISFYLPLWGAILYNGFTYYEVNRMLNNATRMAVGISDRSNQSDIRADKKAFNRWGYYPLILIGSWAFATINRLYDFANPGHKIFWLSFLDVGFAGLMGLFNSIAYGLNSSVRRAISERIDLFLPERIKRSLPILSRLRSQQENELTSLIVEGN is encoded by the exons atggccccggcggcggcgagccaGGTCCTGCGGGACCGCGACGTCCTCGACGCCGtgggcgccgcggcggcggcgctctcGCTGGCGGGCTCCTCCTTCATCGTGCTCTGCTACCTTCTCTTCCGGGAGCTCCGCAAGTTCTCCTTCAAGCTCATCTTCTACCTCGCCGTCTCG GATATGTTTTGCAGCTTATTCACTATAATGGG GGGCCCATCAAATGCATTTTACTGCTTTGCACATGACTACAGTGCCCATTTCTTCTGTGTGGCTTCTTTTCTATGGACAACCACGATAGCATTCACTCTTCATCGCACTGTTGTCAAACACAAAACTGATGTTGAAGAATTTGGATCCATTTTCCACTTGTATGTGTGGG GAACTTCACTAGCTACCACTGTGTTACGTTCAATAGGAAGTGACTATGGAAGGCCAGGTACCTGGTGCTGGATCCAGCAGGGAAGCTTGGCAAAG ATCCTACACTTGATATCCTTTTATCTTCCACTTTGGGGTGCCATTCTTTACAATGGGTTTACATACTATGAAGTAAACCGCATGCTGAACAATGCAACACGG ATGGCTGTTGGCATAAGCGATCGATCAAATCAATCTGACATTAGGGCTGACAAGAAG GCATTTAATCGGTGGGGTTATTACCCTCTAATTTTGATTGGTTCATGGGCTTTTGCAACTATCAATCGTCTTTATGACTTTGCCAATCCAGGCCACAAGATATTTTGGCTCTCCTTTCTTGATGTTGGGTTCGCTGGACTTATG GGACTTTTTAATTCCATTGCTTATGGGCTGAACTCTTCCGTGCGCAGAGCTATTTCAGAAAGAATTGACTT GTTCCTACCTGAGAGAATTAAAAGGAGCCTCCCAATATTGTCAAGATTGAGAAGTCAACAGGAAAATGAACTGACTTCTCTTATTGTGGAGGGTAACTGA
- the LOC133926487 gene encoding G-protein coupled receptor 1-like isoform X2, protein MGCSTSNSVELNDMFCSLFTIMGGPSNAFYCFAHDYSAHFFCVASFLWTTTIAFTLHRTVVKHKTDVEEFGSIFHLYVWGTSLATTVLRSIGSDYGRPGTWCWIQQGSLAKILHLISFYLPLWGAILYNGFTYYEVNRMLNNATRMAVGISDRSNQSDIRADKKAFNRWGYYPLILIGSWAFATINRLYDFANPGHKIFWLSFLDVGFAGLMGLFNSIAYGLNSSVRRAISERIDLFLPERIKRSLPILSRLRSQQENELTSLIVEGN, encoded by the exons ATGGGGTGCTCCACCTCCAACTCGGTAGAGCTAAAT GATATGTTTTGCAGCTTATTCACTATAATGGG GGGCCCATCAAATGCATTTTACTGCTTTGCACATGACTACAGTGCCCATTTCTTCTGTGTGGCTTCTTTTCTATGGACAACCACGATAGCATTCACTCTTCATCGCACTGTTGTCAAACACAAAACTGATGTTGAAGAATTTGGATCCATTTTCCACTTGTATGTGTGGG GAACTTCACTAGCTACCACTGTGTTACGTTCAATAGGAAGTGACTATGGAAGGCCAGGTACCTGGTGCTGGATCCAGCAGGGAAGCTTGGCAAAG ATCCTACACTTGATATCCTTTTATCTTCCACTTTGGGGTGCCATTCTTTACAATGGGTTTACATACTATGAAGTAAACCGCATGCTGAACAATGCAACACGG ATGGCTGTTGGCATAAGCGATCGATCAAATCAATCTGACATTAGGGCTGACAAGAAG GCATTTAATCGGTGGGGTTATTACCCTCTAATTTTGATTGGTTCATGGGCTTTTGCAACTATCAATCGTCTTTATGACTTTGCCAATCCAGGCCACAAGATATTTTGGCTCTCCTTTCTTGATGTTGGGTTCGCTGGACTTATG GGACTTTTTAATTCCATTGCTTATGGGCTGAACTCTTCCGTGCGCAGAGCTATTTCAGAAAGAATTGACTT GTTCCTACCTGAGAGAATTAAAAGGAGCCTCCCAATATTGTCAAGATTGAGAAGTCAACAGGAAAATGAACTGACTTCTCTTATTGTGGAGGGTAACTGA